CTCATTAAAGCCTACGATGCTTAGGTTTGAACCCACTTCAACAGCATTTTTCAGTTTATACGCTCTAGAAACCTGACGGTGGCCATTGTGAGGGAACAGTAAGATCGTCATATTATTCAAGCAATCTCTCGAGAATATCTCGTCAAACTCTTCTTGATTGTGGATAGCAACAACCTTTTTACCGCGACCAAAGCGCCATGCATGCTCATCTACATACGCTTTCACAGCAGCTTGCGTGGCTAGTACATGGTCTGATGCCATCTCACCGCCCAATTCACAGTCTGATGATATTGCGTCAATTTGAGGCCCTTCTGGTAATTGAAGTTGCTGAGGTGCAACCTGGCCTTGAATATCACAATCACCAATAATTTCAGCACCTTGCTGTAGGTTAAGCCTATTTTCAAGTACTAACTCACCTTCAACAGTCAACATGTCTGATACGCGCGCATCTCCTCGCACATCTAGCTTGAATTCAGGCGCTTTACAACCAATACCAACATTCGCGTTGCCATCAACCACCAACTCAGAGCGGCCTCGTACAGCGACATCGAGTGCAGTCTCACCTTCACTGGTATTAATCGACACCATCGCGCTGTCATTGTGCGAAGTACCAACTTTAACACCGTGTTCGATAGCCAAGTTTGCAGCACTGACTGCACCGCTAATATACGAGTCCCCTTTCACATGCGTGTCATTGCCAAAGTTTGTTTCACCTTGCACAGCTAAATGACTATGAATATCTACATGCGGTTTAAACACCACCTGATTTGCTGCATCTAAACCTTCAACGACTAAGCTGCCACGCACTGTTGTGTCTTTGTCAAAATGAACCGCTTCTTTAAAGAACGCATTGCCTCTTACTGTAAGCTCTTCACCTAAATGTAAACTTTTCGCAAAATCAGCATCTGCCAGAAGATTTAATTTACGCTCAATGGTTGTTAAGCCTTCAATTGTGACCGTGTCTTTAAATAATGCATCATCATATACGGTTAAATCAGAACGCAGCTCTACGTCACCTAAAATCTTCGCGCCATCTAAACACTCAAGCTGACCTGTCCCACGCAATACGCCATTGAGTTCAATGTCTCCTTCAACTTTAATATCACCTAGAATATCAAGTTCAGCTTCAGGCTGTGCATTGCGGATCCCCACTTTACCATCTTGGAATACAATGGGATTAACCCCTTTATGGTAAACCGCTAAACCATATTCAAAATGATTTTGATCTACACTGAGCTGAGCATTACGGCGAATTGAAGATGCCTCCTCATCTTGAGTGTGCATTGCCAGACCAATTCTGGTTTCGCCCTGTAACTCCGACGTACCATAAATATTCACATTACTTCTGAAACTGGCATACTCATTGACATGCAGACTATCATCAATTTCCACTCGACCGTTGACGGTCAAATCTCTTCTAAAGCACGCATCTTCACCTACATCAAGTATGTAGTCAGGACGCTCAACCCCTAACCCCAAATTACCGTGGCTAAATACCAACTGGGCCTTTCCACTTGGGTCATCAATGCGAAGGGCTTGTTGATCAGTTTCGCAAATATGTACGCGGGCTGTTGCTTGATATGGTGCCAAAGACAGGTTACCCGAGATATTGACGTCGGCTCTAAAGCTCGCATCATTGTTTACTGTCAGTGCATCGCGGCCTTCAGTCCCTTCGATCTCTACACTGCCACCAGCATAATGCTCACCTGATACCGTTAAGTTCTCCCCAATTAGCGCATTGCGTCCCACTTCCAGGTTAGATTTAATTTCGCTATTACCATCAACGGTATGATCAGCATCAAATTGTACATTCCCTGTTGTATGCAACTCACCATCTAAAATAGTCTCCCCAGATACGGTCACAGCAGCTCTTTGCGCATCTCCTGAGTTATTAGTGACACTAACGTGCATGCCATTTTTTAACTCTGCATGGCCCATTAACTTGGATTTGCCATCAACGTTTAATGCAACACCCGTATCTTTAATGTTTAACTGGCCGGTGATGTCTGCCAAACCAGTAACCGCTAGGTTAACGCCATCCTCAGGAATAGATTGATTAATTGCTAGCTGGCCAGCAGCAGCCAAAACTTCGGCGTCTTGCGCTTGGTTAGTTATTCTCAATACAGGGCTTTCTGATAACTGCATCAGCCCAAATTGGCTATCAGCAAAGTTGACTGCAACGTGTTCGTTTTCAACAATGTTAAACTCATCGAATAAGTATGTATTACCATACACATGCAAATCTGCCGACTTCTGTTCGGTACCCACCAGCGTCTGTGTCAATGACGCACTAAATCCACCAAACTCACTACTCTCATTGGCAACATAAACCCCTTTAAGGGCCGTGATATCTTTATCAAATAATGCAGCTTCACCTACATGTAAGCTCTGTTGCGGGTTATTTTGGAACAAACCAATTTGCTTACCCGTCGCATTAATGACAGACGTTGTATTCAAACCATCAAAGAAACTGACATCCACACTTTGCGGTTGGCCATTATGCGCCAGCACTGCCAACTTTGCGTTCGTTGTCCAATCACTTTGAACCGTGTTCGATGCAATAACCACATGCTCGCTGAAATCCGCCTGGTAAATAGTCGCCTCATGAGATACATCTAAATCAGGCGTGGTGATATCACCTTTAACAATCAAAGATTGAGCTTGACCTGCACTGCCCATCACAGCTTGATCATTGTCAATACGCAGTAACGGGTTACCTGCTTTGTCAGCGACCAGTAATGAGGGGTGATTTGCCGCTGTACTCTTTACCGTGAGCGTCGCTTCCTGATTACCCACCTGCTCGCCCACAGTAAGGTTGTGCTTCACCACACCGTCTGTTGCTTTGACTAGTGTATCAGTCGAAATATCTTCACTTGCATGCAATGATTTAAACGTAGCATGTGCAGTTACATCAAGGGTGGTATTAATAAGTGCGCCCACATCGGTTTGTACAGGTGTGCTAGGTGTTTCACCGACTTGTAGCTGGCGCGTGCGCGTTTGACCGCTAACTTGGGCATCTTGACTAACAGTAAGATCTGCAACCGTCGTGCTACCTGCATCTAATGTCTGAGCCACTTGAGCTGAATCTGTGTGGACTTGCTTAGCAACCGTTAAGTTTTCTGATACCAGTGTATCTGCAAACATACTAATAGATTGCTCGCCTGAAAGTGGCATATTAGTCACTTTCATCAAAGGCATATTACCATCACCAATATTGAGTAAATCACCGCTGCCAGCCTGAATATCCACTTTTGCACTCGGCGTTTGAGCACCTACTGACAGCTTACCATCTACGAAGGCATCACTGCCTACACTCAAGTTACCTGCAATGTCAGCTTCTTGCTCAATATCCACTGAGCCTGTGAATTTTGCACCGCCATCATTGTTCAACAATATGTGTTGAGTGTCCTTATCCTGACCAACTAATATAGCGTCAGCGACATGAAATTTGGCCTTAGGCACACTTGTGCCCACACCCACCTTCCCTTCAGGGTTAATAATAAACGGCGTGTTATCTTGGTTTAGGTCATCAACCCTAAATAAATCACTGGTATCGGATGAGCGCTTGCCGATATGCAACTTGGCCAAAGTACTGCTTTGATCAATACCAACACCTAGCATTGGTGCTTCTACGTGTCCTTCGAAGATAGCACTTTGCGCACTGAGCTCACCTTGTAGCATAGTGCGTTCTTCAACCGATAACATATGTGCAGATGTATCGCCATTAAAAGAGGCGTTATTATTCACGGTGATTGAATCTACGTTAGCATAACCTTCAACTGTCAAATTTTCTTTAGCTTCAACATCACCATATACTGTAACGTGCGGTGCATCTTCATCATTCAGCCCTGCTTCTAAGGTTTTTATCGTCCCTTTACTTACAGACAATTCACCCGCTCTTAAATGCTGATTGATATCCGCAGTTTGTGACTTCAAGCCTTCTGTCAACTTAGCACTGCCTGTTACACGCAAAACTTCTTCAGCATCAGGTAATACTTCAACTTTGTCATAAACAGAAACACTTTGCCCATCTGCACTAAAAACCTCTCTTTGCGTATCAGTCGCAGAGATAATCACTTCATGATCAATTTTGACAGCGTCAGTATCAACACGTAAGCGTTGTGTTTCACCGTCAGGGCTAACCGTAAGTGGCGATGTGACCGCAATCTCTTGTGTTTCTCCGACTCTCTCTACCGCAATTGGGTCGTCTATTTGATTAAAGCCTGAACGAATTAGAGATTCAAAATCATCCCCAGTAGGCGTTTTGAGATCGTCAAACTTTTCAATCAATTCTGCGCGGCTGCGCTTAGTTACTATAGATGTTTGGTCACATTCGACTAACACTTCTTGGTCACTGACTTTGTTCATTCTTCGTTTCCTTCAGGATCTATACGATTTGGCACGCTGGTTGCCACGATAAATTTCGAAACCACCGCGGTATTTGAGTTAATTTGTGAAAAAGACACAGGTAATATTGGTTTAAGAAATGGCAGTGGAGAGTATCCAACTGTAAACCGGGTACTGCTTGATTGTGCAAACGCATTAGGTGTACAAATGTGGTCGATACACAATTGTGTTGCCAAATACAACACTTGGTCTTCACTGAACCCCTCTGGGTAAAGCGCACTGTGTTCATTGATAATTTGCGTTACAGCGCTACGTACTTGCGTATAACTTTGTTCATCAATTTCAATTTCATTTGGTAAAGGTTCACTGGCGTATTCAGACAAAATTTGTACGAGATATGCTTCGAGTACTTCCATCCCCTGAGGCTTTGCGAGCACGTAATTAATGATGTTTTCAATCATGGTATCTGGCTCTGATACCAGCAAAGTTTCCAACAAACCACCGATATCTGCTGCGACATTAGCAATATGAGCTTGACCTTCTGCAAACCTCTCACGCTGTGCCTGACCGTAAAAGTTCAACCAACCAAAATATAAGCGCTCAAATAAACTCATCTGCTCTCGCGTTAACCAGACACATTGAGCAGATAGGTGCAGAGGCCTAAGCTTATCTATTTGGCTTTCAACTAACACCCTAAAAGCCGTGTTTTGTAATCGGGTCGTCCAATTGGGTAAAACGCAGAATAAATTACCCGTCGAGTCATTCCCCAGTAGGTCGCTTTCCAATAAATACAAGCTCTCTCTGTTGTGGGTCGCCAACGGCATTTGACCATGATGCGAAAAACCTAGGCTGCGCATAACTAATCGACTCAAACTCGCCATATGTGCTGTTTTCGGCTCTTTCGATAAATAATCGAACCCGCGACAACGGTTTTCTCCCAATGAACCAATTTCATTGAGTAATCGACATTTATCAATATACTGACGTAGCAATACCAGACGTAATAGTAAATCCTCATGTTCGCTAGGATCATTGTGACAGGCGCCAACCACATTGATATAAAAGCCAAATACTTCACGGTATTTAAGTAAGTTTGCATTGGGTAGTTTGATGGCAAAACGTGCCAGCAGGTGTGCGATGCTGTCGTTTAAGCGCGTCAACTGAGCAACCGAAAAGTCACTCTCCAATTGCTGCTGTAACCCTTGTTGCTGATACGCTTCCAATGCCAATTTGACTAAATGATTAACGCCACTAATACCTGTGACGGCCTGGCTCAATTGTGTATGTGGTAACGCTTTTACTCTGTGCCAAAACTCATCTAGCAGCCCTTGCGAGAGCGCTTCACTGGATAACATTCGGTCCATAATCTGACCCAAACGTTCGAAGTGCGTATATTGGGGCAAAGCCAAAATATGGGGCAGTACATCAAGCTGCTTATGTTGATCAGCCAATATTTGATCAAAAAGGTGCAAATACCCTTTAAATTGCAATAATTGTGCTTTTTGCTCTGAGTCGATGTCTCGATTTAAAGACTGCTCAGTTAGCGCATAAACGTTTGGCAGTTCATGCTGAAGCGAACGATATTGACTTAAAGGTAAGAAAGCCAGTGGCGCTTGCTCTGCTTGTTCTTGCAATTCTAAAGTTTGCTCTGCTATTCGTTCGCTAATTGCTAACTTAATCAGCGCAATTTCATCTTCATCAAGCACATAACTTTGCCCTTCGATGACTAAAGAAATGGCATCAAAAAACTGCTCACTCAAAAAGCCCAGCTCTGGTGCAAGATTAACTGAATTGGGATCCAACTCTTGCACTTCAACTTGCCAGTATTCATAACCTGGCTGAGCACCTTGCTCAATGATAAATCTAAACTCTTCAATCTGTTCAATGTTCGGATGAACTCGCAGTGCATCTAAAATATCCGAGCTATACAGGTGCTTTTTAACTGGCGTGCTATCTAAGTCTTCATCTAAAATGAAACCGTTATGCAATGAAGGACCAACGTAGATATCCTCTACATACATCCCTTTACCTAATAGCTCTTGGGCACTATAGCGTGTCAAATTTGGCGATATTTCAAGCGCAACTTTACTTAAAATATCTGTCATCACCTGTACTAAGTCTTGGGCATTTTTAAGCACTAAATGCATACCTAAGTGCACGGGGACCGACTTGTAAAACTCAATATGACCGAGTTGATGTGTCACACAACGAGACGCTGCAAACGTACTGTGGATTATTTCACGCAAGCTGTCTTCTGATATCTGTGAATCTGGGGAGGCCAGTGCTATTACGTCAAACACTGTTGCACCTGTGCTCCTTTCATCACGAACAGAAATAGTGATGTTCTTAATCTCAGGGATATCCAAGAACAAGCGTCTATAGTCAGCAAGCGTCACACAGTGACTAAACATCACCTGCTCTGAGTTTAAAAACTGCGTTGGTGCAAGCGACTCGCCTGGCTCAACAGTAATCAGGTCCTCAACGGAATAGTTGAGCTTGTAGCTTAAGTCCGATAGCACATATGCCAGTACTTCAAGCAAGGTAATGCCTGGATCAAATACATTGTGGTCACTCCAAGTGTCGGGGGCGAGCTTTTGTAACTTTGCAACCCCCTGTGCTCGCAAACCATCTAGATCTTGCCCAGGGTTTAGCGAAGCATCTGAAGCAATTTTCAGTGCGTTGGTTTCCATGATTTTCCTTTGGAAAGTAAGTCGATATGGGAGATGACGCCAAACCATTAAGGTTGTGAAACGCTTTATTCATTTAGCGTCAATTTGAATGTAGATAACCTATTGCACAACGAAGTTATGCTGAATTTTCCATTTACCAATCCCTTCAAAAACGTCGCCATCTACATTGGTTAAAGAGATTTTATGATTGCGTGTAGGGACTAAGATCTCGCTGCTTTTATTTGGCGCAATTTGGGAGTATTGTCGGACTAGGTCATCCATACGCTTACCCCTTATTACCTGCACCATATTAACCGCTTGGTGAACCTCTAATGCCTGTGCCACATCCGCCAAATATATGGTTTGCGATAACTCCGCATCTGGCTTATTCCAAGGAGTTAAGGTGTCCACAATTAAGTCATTCAATTCAACTACAGTCGTCTGAATATCAAACCTGGGATCAATCTGAATAATGATTTCTAACTGCACTTCGATATACGTTGGATCTTCAACTTTTACATTGAGGTAAGGCGCACATCGTGCTTCAACCTCATCCTGAATTTTACGCATCAAATAGCGAGGAACTTTAGGCTGCAAAATATCCAAATCATGATTAAGCGGAATGACGGTTATGTTCACGCCATCTCCATTTTGATATGCATTTACTGAATGTAATTCAGGGAAGGTTTGCAATGTAAAATGTTCATAATCCCAGCCCGTTTGTAGCCTATCTCGATGCCTTAAGCGCTCACTTACGCGACGATATAATCGGCTATCATCTTCTTTTACCTTGGCACCAAAGCTATCAAACGGTTGCTCAATTGAAGTAATTGATGGATCAGTCACCGTTAATTTATTAATAGTGCCGGCTTCCAGCGGTTTCAAATAATGAGATTGAGCATGCTCAGTAGAGTTCAGCGTGACTTGCACAGCCTGAGCATATACACCTTTTAGCTTTGAATAGATGGGGTTTACGTACTCATCATGTAACACGTCTGCATCTATGGCCGCTCTTATCCATACTTTACCATCTTGATTAAATTGATCCTCTAGATCAAATTCTGGTAAAGAGAAAATGATGATGCCCGAATCAAGTAAGTCATAGGTATTGTCTTGTAAAATACGCCCTTCTTCACCACTGCCTTGTGAATCTTCTCGGCTAAAATGATGCCATTGTCCCTGATTATAGTATTCCCACTTAAACTGTGGAGGATCAACAAAGTTGTAACCATCCACCGCTTCTAATTGGAAAAGTACACTGCACTGGCCTGGCGTTGTTAACTCTCCAAGTGCAATGTACAAATATCCTAAATCGTCTATTTGCGGTAGTAAATGGACGGTATTTTGATTTTCTAATAGTTGCAGTTGCCTACCTATAGGTGAAATATGCTCAATCCAAATAGAGTTTCCTATAGCAGCCCTTTGCGCCCGAGAAATACTTTGAGTTCGGTAGTGTAATTTTATTGAATCCAATAATGGCGTATATGGCTCAGGTACCTGTGTTGGCATAAAGTCGCCATCTACAGGATTCCAATTCGCTAATTTAACACTGTTTTGAAATGCATAGTATTCAGTTACTTTGGTATATTGTGGATGGCCAAAGTCTTGGTTTGATAACGCCAATGTGTACCATTTTGGCCACAGTTTCGCTTGGGTTAAATTAAATGGCAATGAGAGATAATCAGCATCACCATTGTCGTCATCATAGGTAAAAACTAAACGGTTTGTCGAAATATTATTAACAACATCGGGTAATGCGGCAGTATTTTCTTGTGCTATCAGCATAAGTTCATCTGGCGTTAACTCATTATCAGACGCTTGCCATACAGAGTCATTATAAAATAAATCCGCAACAACTTTGCTTTGCTCACTGGTATAAGTTCTATCTGATTGCGATATCAATACTTGGTTTCTTGGCCAAGATTCGCTAGTCGGCTGCACCGAGTCTGTCGGTGGCGTAATCACACTTTGATAAGCCATATATGTTTGATAATGCGCATCAAAATCTTCTGGTCTACCAACCCAGTTAAATTCAATACTTGCCCTTGTCACTCTTTTACTTAGTAGTTCTGGGTGAGTGAACTCAAATTTTTCAGCCAATTGCGGTGCAAAACCAAAGGGCTCAAAGGGCTTAGTGGTGTCTAAAAAGCCAGTGCCATTATTCGCCACCAGACCACCAGCTCCCAGAACTGTAATCGTCATACGTACTTCTTGAATTTCACTGACAGCTAAGTTCGCCAGCGCTTCTTCCCTTTTATTGGGATCCAACGCATACATTGCGTCATACTTTGATTGCTTCAAAACAAATGCAATATAAGGCAACACCATATCCTTGCCGATCATTAAATCGGCCACAGGTACTATTGGCGCAAATAGCTCATCAACATGAATCACCAGCTCATTCTGACCATTAAGGGTCAGCTGATCTGAGCTTAAAAGTACGGCTTCTTCTTCCGTACTTAGCCAAATATCAAAGCTCTCTATCCAAAGTGATAAATCAATCGGGGTTTCACCAAATTCATCGGTTGAAAAACGCAGTGAAATAATACGTTTGCCACTACTCAAAAACAGGTCTTGTGAGGCAACTTTAAACCCAATCTCAACCGGTAATTGAGTTTCTGACGTATGTTTGTCACCAAAAGTAAGTGCACTGCTTTCAAGCTCAATACCCAACTCCGTATCAAGTAAGACATTGCGACAGACCTTCACACCACCCGCAAAATTAGCTTTATTGACCGTTGTCACCGTATCTACCACTGCACGATTAATCGCACTCGGTTCAGCTAATCGATAAACTCGGTCTATGCCATCGTCATCTTTACCACCATCAAACTCCGTACCGGGTTGCAAAGTAAGCGATTCAACTTCATTAAGTGTAATTAAAACATGGGCTGAGTCGGGCGTGGCACTGAGTTGCTCAAAACCCAGTACATCGCGGTAATAATGATCAAGATGACGTTGAACAAAGTCGTTAAACTGCTGCTGAGTGTGCTGTAACAAATCAACAAAGGTGAGCAGCAATGACAGGTCTGGTCGGCTCGCCAACCGTGCTATCAGTTCATCACCGCTGCCTATCATTATCAATTTTGCCAGTGCAGCAAATTTATCTGGTTCAGGTAACACTTTGTGCCAAGTTTGTACTGGCTGCCAAGTTGCTTGACCGATAAATTGAGTGTGTTGAGCTACAGATGATAAGTAAGACAGCCATTGCTCAATCGTACGCGGTTCGATACTAAAAAAATCACTGGAAAGCTCGGGGATCTGTCGTGCGGTTTGACTTAACCCTTCACCATTGCCAGAGATAAGTGATTGACTACGAGACTTAAAAGTCATGAGATTACCTTATTAATGTTATTTATGAGCATACCAATGCACTACTAGGTCAATGAAACCTTGGTAACAGGTAAAAAGCGGTGCGGGTCTGCATATTGCTTGGCGAGCAAAGACGAAATAGGTGGTTCAGTGGGTAATACCAAATGTTTGCAATGCGTGTTTAAACAGATTGCTCGGCGAGATAAAACGGAAACACCATATTGCTGCGACTGTTGGTTTTTCTGATCAAATATGTCAGTTCAATCAACAAGGCGCCTTCATACACATCTGACATATCAAAAGAAATATCCTCTAAGATAATTCTTGGCTCATAATTTAAAAGCACCGCAGAAACTTCTTGCTTAAGCGTGACCAGTGCAGATTCACTAACATCCTCAAAGACAAAATTCGATAAACCAGAGCCCAACTCACTCCAGAAAGGGCGTTCGCCTTTGAGCGTATTTAATGCGATAGAAATAGCCTGCTTTACCAGCATCTCACCCTCCTCCATATCAGGGCCTGAATCTGGGCTAGTAAACTTCGGCGGAAAGCCCCACCCTGTTCCTAGAAAAGAATTATTCATAACTGCCTCCTCGTTATCCTATTTCCATCTTGTCTGTTGCAACCACCACTTTTGCACTTTCAATAGTGATGTTACTGTCCATTTTTATCTGACTATCATCAGGGGTTTTAATCACCACATCTGTTTTTGCTGT
This genomic window from Pseudoalteromonas luteoviolacea contains:
- a CDS encoding GPW/gp25 family protein; this encodes MNNSFLGTGWGFPPKFTSPDSGPDMEEGEMLVKQAISIALNTLKGERPFWSELGSGLSNFVFEDVSESALVTLKQEVSAVLLNYEPRIILEDISFDMSDVYEGALLIELTYLIRKTNSRSNMVFPFYLAEQSV